From Roseateles sp. SL47:
GCAACTTTCTGCAGGCCCTGGACCAGGCCATGACTTCACTGCGGGATACCGACTATCCGGTGCAAGCCCGCGTCAATCCTGACACCCGCGTGGTACGCGTGGTGCGCTACATGCTCGACGGAGAACGGCGTTGATCCGACCCCAACACACTGCCACAGCAGCCCCCCGAGTCCCTGCCATCATCCCGCGCGCCCTGGCCGGTGGGCCCGGGCGTCTGGCGCTGGCCCTGGGCTGCGTCCTTGCTTCGGGATGTGCGGTGCAGTCCGCCCACGTGGCCCAGCGAGACTACAGCAGCAACAAAGACCGTGCCGGCCAGTTCCAGGCGCAGGCACGTGAAGCTCAGCGCCTCCCCCCCATGGTGCAGGCCGACACCGTGCCCCGTTTCGCGCGGCACTCCATTCCCTTGCAACGCGCCGCCACCTTACCCACCCACATCGGGCAGGTGACGCTGCGTTATCCCGGGCGTCACCCGCTGCCTACGGTGGCAGAGCTGATTTCCCGGTTGATTGACATTCCGGTCATCATGACGCCGGACGCGCTTTCAAACGCGGCGGACTACGCGCCCGGCGGCCTGGTGACCGCAGACGCCCCCTCCACCAGCGGCGCGACTTCCTCCCCATCCCACCAGGCCATGGCCCAGCAGGCAGAGGCTGCCGGCGCGCTGGCCCTCGCCGTGCACCCCCGGGATCTGCAAAACACCCTGGAGCTGGACTATTCCGGCCCCTTGTCAGGCCTTTTGAATCAGGTGGCCACCCGGGCGGGTCTGCAGTGGGAATACAACGGCGGCAAGATCGTCTTCAGCCGCCTGGTCACCCGTTCCATCCTCGTCAAGGCCCTGCCCAACGGGCTCAAGACCAACGGCAGCTTCGACGTGTTCGGCGGCAGCAACAGCTCCGGTGCGGGTGGCGGCGCTGGCAGTTCCGGCGGATCCGGCAGCACGAGCAACGGCACCTTGACCATCGATTTCCAGACCGAAAGCGATTATTGGAGCGGTCTCAGGGAATCGCTCAAGGGCATGCTGTCTGCGCGCGCCAATTTGCAGGTGGACGCCCGGTCCGGCCTGGTCACCGTGACCGATGCCTTGAACAATGTCGAGCGGGTGGAAGCCTTCCTGCAAGAAGTCAACACCAGCCTGCTGCGCCAGGTGGTGCTGGAGGTGGAGGTGCTGCAGGTCAACCTCACCGACCAATTCAGCAATGGCATCAATTGGGAGGCCGTGCTCGGTAAGGTCAATGGCAACTCGCTGACCCTCACCAGCCCCCAAGGGCCCGGGGCGCTGTCGGGCAATACGCCCGGCTCCTTGTCCTTCCTGCTGGCCCCTTCCGCGTCGCGGCAATCCGCCAGCAAGCTGGTGGCCGACTCGCTGCAGGAATATGGCAAGGTGTCCACCGCGTATTCCAGCGTGGTCACCACCACCAACCGCATGCCGGTGCCGGTGGGATCTTTGCAGACGCAGTCCTACGTTCGCCAGAGTACGGCGGCGGTCGTGAATGGCACCACCGGCGCCTCCACCGGGGGGTCGCTGGTACCCGGCTCGATCTCGACTGGCCTGGGTCTGATGATTCTCCCGGTCATCCTCGACTCCAACCGCGTGCTGCTGCAGACCGCCATGCAGGTCAGTGAACTGCGAGAAATCAAGGCATTTACCAGCGGCAGTGGCGCGACCGCGCAGTCCATCCAGTTGCCCAACACGGTGAGCTTCTCGTCACTGCAACGCATCAGCGTCCCGGCGGGCCAAACCCTGGTGCTGGTGGGCTACGAACGCGAACAGGCACAACTGGACGACACCGATGTCATCCGCGGTCTGCTGCCCATCTCCAGGCGCGGGGGTCGGACCAAGCAGGGCACTGTCATCCTGATCACGCCCCGTCTCACCGATCGCTGAAGGGGAAGTTGTCATGTCATCCATCCCTGGTTCCGGCTCCGCTGGCGCCTTCGGCCCCGGTGGCGGCCTCGACTTCTCCAGTGGCGACGCCTCGGGAGGCGCTCCCAACGCCGTGGCCAAAAGCTGCGTCATTGCGGGCACCCGTGTGATCTTTGAGCTGGAGTGGAGCCCCATCCAGGATCGGAGCGCGCCAGAAGCGGAATTCCAACGTGCCCGCAAGCTGGGTTACACCTTTGCCACGATGCTCCCGGACAAGAGCCTGGTGGGGCTGGCGCGTGGCTTGCAGCCGGGCCCTGGCCGCCCACATGCCGCCGTGGTCATGCTGATCGAACGCTTCTCCTCCGGTGGGGCAGAAGCCATCCTGCTCTCCGCCGGCAACCGGGTGGCGTTCATCGGTCTGATGGACCGTCGCCCGGTGCCGGGCTTTGACCGGCTGGTCAACGGGCTGGAAGCCGCCCTGGCCTTGCTCAAGGAGTTTCGGGACATTCACATCGACCAGGATGTGCGGGTGGCCACCGACCTGCGTGATGTGATTCCCAACGGGGAAATGCTGCAGGTGCAAACCATCTTCGACATGCCAGAAAGCGGTTCGCTGGTACGTCCGTTGGTCAATCGCACGCTGCGTCGAACCGTTGTGGCGGGAGGACTCACCGCGCTACTGGTGGGATCGTCACTGGGCTACTTCCTCTGGGAGCAACACCAGACCCGGAAGGCCGCCGAGGAAGCAGCGCGGCTGGCTGCAGAAAACGATCCGAACCGGCTCTATGAAAAGGCCATTGCGCACATGCTGGCTCAGGCGGGCGTCCCCGGCAATGCGGTGCTGGACCGCTGGCGCACCTTGCTGAACCGCCTCCCGCTCAGCCGCGAAGGGTGGGCGTTGCAGCGCTTTCAATGCAGTCAGAACACGCGCGACTGCCAGGCCACCTGGAGCCGAAACTTCGGCAATTTCCACGACTTTCTCACCGAGCCCCCCACCGACAGTCGCTTTCCAAGGGTCACTCCCACCCCCAACAACGACCTGCTGGGTGCCGCCATCACCACCCACCATCCCTGGGATGAACCAGAGCTGGACGGTCATGCAGCGGCTTCGTCATCAGCAGCGGCTTCCGCACCGCCAGCCGCACGCTTGGCCACCTTGTCGCGGCGGGCCTTGCCGCTGGCCGATACGGCGACGCAGCAATGGGGAAGCCGATTGCAGGATGTGGCGCTGGTGGCGGGCAATGCCCAGGCCACCTCGCTCAAACCTTCCCGGCTCTTTGGCCCCTCCACAGTCACCGACTTGCAGGCGCTGAAGCAGCCCGTCGTCCAACTCGAGTGGCAGGTGACGGATGGTCTGTGGTCCCTGCCCTCGATCGACCTGCCGCCCTCGGCTGTTCCTGAATCGCTGACGGTGCAACTCAACGCCAGCCAGATCACCTACACCCTTACCGGACGCGTTTATGCAAAAGGCAAACTTTATTGAAATTCCGCATGGCCAGCCTTCGTTTCACGCCCACGTGGGCTGCGGCAACGGTGGCATGAGTGGCAGCAGGAGTCGCCGTACGGACGGCCGCATCACCCATGCCGCGCCTCGCGGCGCGATCGCCAGCCTGCTGGGCAGGCGCCGGGTGTGCAGCGTCGCCTCTTTCGCCGTCGCCGCCTCTTTCACAGTCGCCGCCTCGTTCGCCGTCTCTGTAGCCGCCGTCACCCCCGCCTGGGCCGCCGAGGATGACCACAGTGCAGCCGCATCGTCCATGCAACAGATCATCGAGGCCGCACGGCGCAAAAAGGCGCAAGAGTTGGACACCGCCGCCCGCCGGCTGCTGGGCACGGACGCCATCCCCGCCGCGCCCAGCCCGGTGCCGCTCCCGCAGATGCCGCCCCCTTCGGCCCACGAATCCAAAACCGAAGAGATCCCACGGGTGTGGTCCCTCACCGGCGTGGGCCAACGGCTGGAAGCGGAGCTCTATTACCAAGGCCGCATCCACCGGGTGTCACTGTCGTCCGCCCCCTCGCCGCAAGTCGGCCCCTGGCGAGTACGGTCCATCACCCCCACCGGTGTCACGGTCCAG
This genomic window contains:
- a CDS encoding secretin N-terminal domain-containing protein, translating into MIRPQHTATAAPRVPAIIPRALAGGPGRLALALGCVLASGCAVQSAHVAQRDYSSNKDRAGQFQAQAREAQRLPPMVQADTVPRFARHSIPLQRAATLPTHIGQVTLRYPGRHPLPTVAELISRLIDIPVIMTPDALSNAADYAPGGLVTADAPSTSGATSSPSHQAMAQQAEAAGALALAVHPRDLQNTLELDYSGPLSGLLNQVATRAGLQWEYNGGKIVFSRLVTRSILVKALPNGLKTNGSFDVFGGSNSSGAGGGAGSSGGSGSTSNGTLTIDFQTESDYWSGLRESLKGMLSARANLQVDARSGLVTVTDALNNVERVEAFLQEVNTSLLRQVVLEVEVLQVNLTDQFSNGINWEAVLGKVNGNSLTLTSPQGPGALSGNTPGSLSFLLAPSASRQSASKLVADSLQEYGKVSTAYSSVVTTTNRMPVPVGSLQTQSYVRQSTAAVVNGTTGASTGGSLVPGSISTGLGLMILPVILDSNRVLLQTAMQVSELREIKAFTSGSGATAQSIQLPNTVSFSSLQRISVPAGQTLVLVGYEREQAQLDDTDVIRGLLPISRRGGRTKQGTVILITPRLTDR
- a CDS encoding type 4b pilus protein PilO2, with the translated sequence MSSIPGSGSAGAFGPGGGLDFSSGDASGGAPNAVAKSCVIAGTRVIFELEWSPIQDRSAPEAEFQRARKLGYTFATMLPDKSLVGLARGLQPGPGRPHAAVVMLIERFSSGGAEAILLSAGNRVAFIGLMDRRPVPGFDRLVNGLEAALALLKEFRDIHIDQDVRVATDLRDVIPNGEMLQVQTIFDMPESGSLVRPLVNRTLRRTVVAGGLTALLVGSSLGYFLWEQHQTRKAAEEAARLAAENDPNRLYEKAIAHMLAQAGVPGNAVLDRWRTLLNRLPLSREGWALQRFQCSQNTRDCQATWSRNFGNFHDFLTEPPTDSRFPRVTPTPNNDLLGAAITTHHPWDEPELDGHAAASSSAAASAPPAARLATLSRRALPLADTATQQWGSRLQDVALVAGNAQATSLKPSRLFGPSTVTDLQALKQPVVQLEWQVTDGLWSLPSIDLPPSAVPESLTVQLNASQITYTLTGRVYAKGKLY